Below is a window of Catharus ustulatus isolate bCatUst1 chromosome 36, bCatUst1.pri.v2, whole genome shotgun sequence DNA.
CCTTTTCTCCCGTCCCCTCCCCCACCGCACTCCCTCGCTCTCTTTCCCGTCTCCCAGGCTGCGCCTCCGGGATCCTCCCGCCTCTCCCAGCACCACACCCCTTTCCCGTGGCCCAGAGACCCCCTGGCCCCccattcctgcctttcccagctcccagaccCCCCTTTCCCTCCACACCGGGGACTCTTGGACCCCCTTTCCTGCGCACATGGACCCCCTTGGATCCCCCATCCCgcctctcccagtcccttcctTGAACCTTGGACCCTTCCTGGCTCTCCCCGTTCCGCTTCCTGTCCCCCCCCAATCTCTTTGTCCCCCAAGTTCTCCACCCCCTACTCGTCCTGCGGGCCCTGCCCAAGGCGTCCAGAGGGTCCCTGGGAGATTGTGGAGGGTCCCAGGGGGGATTCTGGGCTCTGGGACCCCCCTGAATTTCCAGTCGCAGGCACTGGGACCTCCCTGCACTCTCTTATCCAGTACCAATCCCCCCCTGCatcccctttcccatccctcccaccttccccagccccaccttTTCCTTCACCATGAGACCCCTGGAcccccatccctgcttttctctgccccccagcccctttttccctctgcatcAAGGACCCCTGAGCCCCCCTTTCCAACCATCCCAGGTCTCCCCACCTTGTGACCCCTCTTTCCTTGgcgctggggacacctggaccCCGTTTCCTGGCTTTGGAACCCCCATCCCACCTCTCCCAGTCCTTGTATCCCCCTTTCCTTGACACTGGGATTTCCCTGAGCCCCCACTTATGGACACTGGGTCCCCTTGCacccccttcccagctctcccagttccCCTTTCATTGCTCCATGACCCCTCAACCCCCCAAATCTCCGTGTTCCCCCAGATCACTCCCTGCGTTACCTGGATGTGGCCGTGTCAGAGCCCAGCCCGGGGATCCCCCAGTTCATGACCATTGGGTACCTGGATGGGATCCCCTTTGAGCGCTACAACAGCGAGCGGGGCCGGATGGAGCCACTGACAGAGTGGGTAAAGGAGGCAGCTGATCCGGAATATTGGGATAGGAACACCCAGATCAGCGTGCAGAACCAGCTCGTGTATGCCCGGGGCCTGGATACACTGCGGGACCGGTACAACCAGAGCAGGGGTGAGTGGGGAactgtggggctgggattgggatccatggggctgggatgggatctgtggggttgGGATGAGACccatgggactgggatgggatccgtggggctgggctggggtctctTGGGCTGGGTTCTCTgggcctgggctgggatctgtgGGTCTGGTTTGGGATccgtggggctggggtggggtcTCTAGGGTTGGGATTGGAATCTGTGGGGCTGAGGTGGGGTGTgtgaggctgggatggaatctCTGGGATTGGGATAGGGATTTGTGGGGCTGGAATGGGGTCTTTGGGGTTGGAATGTggatccctggggctgggctgggatctgtgGGGCTGGGTTGGGATTCATGGGGCTGTGGTGGGGTCTGTACGGTTGGGATTGGaatctgtggggctgggatgggatctgtggggctgggatgggatccgTGGAGCTGTAGTGGGGTCTCTAGGGTTGAGATTGGGAtccatggggctggggtgggaccTGTGGGcctgggattgggatccatgaggctgggattgggatctaTGGGGCCAGGATGGGATCtatggggctgggatgggcttcatggggctgggattggaTCTCTGGGGTTGggatctgtggggctggggtgggatctGTGGGCTGGGATTGGTATTCATGGGGCTGGAGTGGGGTCTCtagggttgggattgggatccgtggggctgggatggaatccgtggggctgggatgggttccatggggttgggattgggatccatGGGGCTGGAGTGGGatttgtggggctgggctgggatctgtggggctgtggtggTGTGTCTAGGGTTGGAATTGGaatctgtggggctgggatgggatctgtgggacTGGGATTGAGAtccatggggctgggattgggatccgTGGGGCCGGcgtggggtgtttggggttgggatgggatctgtggggctgggatgggatccatgggtcTGGAGTGGAATCTATGGGGCTGGGTTGGCATCtatggggctgggatgggatctcTTAGGCTGGAGTGGGATccgtggggctggggtgggatctgtggggctgggattggggtccgtggggttgggatgggattcTGTGGGGCtaggatgggatccatggggctGAGGTTGGGTTCTCTGGGCCTGGGgtgggatctgtggggctgtggtggGGTCTCTAGGGTTGGGATTGGaatctgtggggctgggatatctggggctggggtgggatccatggggttagggtgggatctgtggggctgggattggatccatggggctggggttggaatctgtggggctggggtgggatctgtgggtcaggattgggatctgtgaggctgggctgggatctgtgAGCCTGGAgtgggatctgtggggctgtggtggGGTCTGTAGGGTTGGGATTGGaatctgtggggctggggtgggaccTCTGGGCCTGGGATTGggatctgtggggctggggtgggatctgtggggctggggtgggatctCTGGGGTGGGATCCGTGGGGTTGGGATAGCAATTTGTGGGGCTGGCCTGGGTTCTTTGAGGTTGGGATGTGGAtccttggggctgggatggaatccatggggctgggatgggatccgtggggctggggtggggtcTCTAGGGTTGGGATTGAAATCTGTGGGGCTGAGGTGGGGTGTgtgaggctgggatgggatctcTGGGGTTGGGATAGGGATTTGTGGGGCTGGAATGGGGTCTTTGGGGTTGGAATGTGGAtccatggggctggggtgggatctgtggggctgGGTTGGGATTcatggggctgggattgggatctctGGGGTTGGGTTCTCTGGGCCTGGGgtgggatctgtggggctgGAGTGGGGTCTCTAGGGTTGAGATTGGGAtccatggggctggggtgggaccTGTGGGCCTGGGATTGTGATCCATGAGGCTGGGATTGGATCTATGGGGCCAGGgtgggatctgtggggctggggtgggatctgtggggctgggattgggatctgtggggctggggtgggatctgtggggctgggattgggatctgtggggctgggctgggatggaatccgtggggctgggatgggttccatggggttgggattgggatccatGGGGCtggagtgggatttggggggctgggctgggatctgtggggctgtggtggTGTGTCTAGGGTTGGAATTGGaatctgtggggctgggatgggatctgtggggctgggatgggatctatggggctgggatgggatctcTTAGGCTGGAgtgggatctgtggggctgggatgggatccatggggctGGGGTTGGGTTCTCTGGGCCTGGGGTGGGATCTGTGGGGCTCTGGTGGGGTCTGTAGGGTTGGGATTGGaatctgtggggctggggtgggaccTGTGGGTCAGGATTGGGATCtgtgaggctgggctgggatctgtgAGCCTGGAGTGGGAtgtgtggggctgtggtggGGTCTGTAGGGTTGGGATTGGaatctgtggggctggggtgggaccTCTGGGcctgggattgggatccatggggctgggattgggatctgtggggctggggtgggatctCTGgggtgggatctgtggggttgGGATAGCGATTTGTGGGGCTGGCCTGGGTTCTTTGGGGTTGGGATGTGGAtccatggggctgggatggaatccatggggctgggattgggatctgtggggttgggatggggtcTCTAGGGTTGAGATTGGGAtccatggggctgggattggaatctgtggggctggggtggggtcTGTAGTGTTGGGATGGGAtctctggggctggggtgggttCCATTTTGCTGATAAGGGATATCTTGTGATCCATGGGTTGGGATGTGGGtccatggggctgggatgggatctgtgggtCTCTGTCAGACCCTGGGGCTCCAtagggctggggctctgtggggctgggacacaatTCCATGGGTCTCTGTGGGTGCAAATCCCCCCAGGTGTCCACACATTGTCGCGAGTTTATGGCTGTGACCTCCTGTCTGACGGGAGCGTCAGTGGATCCCGCCGGTTCGGCTACGATGGGCGGGATTTCCTCTCCTTTGACTGGGGATCCAAGAGATACATGGCGGCCGACAGCGCTGCTGAGGTCACCAGGAGGCGCTGGGAAGATGAAACGAACGAGGCTGAGAGGCAGACGAATTATCTGGAGCACGTCTGCCCGGAATGGCTCCAGAAATACGTCAGATATGCACAGAAGGAGCTGGACCGCAAAGGTGGGAGCAGAATTCctgtgggaatgtgggatttgggaatggaggaGTTGGGAACACAGGAATTCCTGTGAGAATTCCATGGGCAGATCTCACCCCCATCCCTTTCCACAGGGAATTCCATAGGCACATCTCAcacccatcccattcccatgggaATTCCATAAACAGAACTCacacccatcccatcccatcccattcacATGGAATTCCATGGGCAGATCTCACCCCCATCCCATTCCCGTAGAATTCCATGGGCAGATCTCacccccatcccattccagtGGGAATTCCATGGGGCAGATCTCACCCCCATTCCATTCCAGTGGGAATTCCATGGGCAGATCTCacccccatcccattccagtGGGAATTCCATGGGCAGATCTCacccccatcccattcccatggaattccatggGCAGATCTCacccccatcccattccagtGGGAATTCCATGGGCACATCTTacccccatcccattcccatggaattccatggGCAGATCTCacttccatcccattcccatagAATTCCATGGATGTCTCTCACCGTTATCCCATTCCAGAGCCCCCTGATGTCCATGTGTCTGGAAAAGAGGAATATGGGATGCTGACCTTGTCCTGCCACGCGTACGGATTCTACCCCAAGACTATCGCAGTCAACTGGATGAAGGGGGATGAAATCCGGGATCAGGAGACGGAGTGGGGCGGGGTCGTTCCCAACAGCGACGGCACCTTCCACACCTGGGCCAGGATCGAGGCGCGGccggaggagcaggagcagtaCCGGTGCCGGGTGGAGCATCCCGGAATGTCGGAGCCGGGGATCTTTGCTTGGGGTGAGGCTGGGAGTGTGCAATGTGGGAACTGGGAATTTGGAATTCCCAAATGGGgattcccctctccctcctcaccaTCCTGCGTTTTGTAGAGCCTCCATCTGGTGTGACTCTCACCGTGGTGGTTGCTCTGTCCATCATCGCTGCCATCGTCATCATCATCGCTGCTGTCATCGGATTCATCGTCTGGAAGCGCCAATCCGGTAACTCACGGGATGGGGTTGGGGAAGGGGCACGGATCCACCTGGCAGTGTTCTGGGAATCCTGGGGCACTGACACTGATCCCACTGTTTTTCCACAGTGATGGGCAGTACTGGATACAGCATGGCAGCTGGTGAGTACCAGTGATGGATCCAGCTCTGGATCTCTTCTGTGCAAATCCCAGGAGAGATCCTGGGTTAATGCTGGTACGTGATCAGTGCTGGAATCTCATGGATCTTCTCTTTCTGCAGGAAATGATGTGGGAGCAAAGGCTTGAGTGCAGGTATGGAGCAGGATCAGGGTGGGATTGCAGAGGGGGATCAGGGCAGGATGGACagattgggatcagggatcagagcaggggTCCAGAGCAGGGTCAGATGGAATTGTGGAGTGGGATCGGGGCTGGATTCTGGAGCAGGATCAGgtgggatggatgatggatgatggatgatggatggatggatggatggatggatgatgaatggatgggGCAGAATCAGGGAGGGATTCTGGAGTGGGATTGGAGCAGGATGGATGGAGCGGGATTGTTTTGGGTGCATGGAGCAGGATATGTGCAGGGAGGACAGAGTGGAATCAGTGAGGGATTCCAGAGAGGGATCTGGTGGAATGGATGGAGCTGGATTGTTTGGGATTCCAGAGCGGGATTGGGGCAGGATGGATGGAGCAGGATTGGGCAGGACCAGGGTGGattcctgagcagctcctgctctccatgGACTCCAGCCAGGTCCatcctgtgggatggggacagggacagggtgacactGATCCTTTCTCATTCTGGCAGTAATCACCACCTGAGGGATCCCTGGAGCTGGATCCGGCcccttccctgttcccaggaaagccaagagctgccagcagagctcatCTCACTGCTCCTACACACCCACAGCTTTTGCTAACGCatcaatttcccattttccagtgttttaaaGGCGAGAACCACAAATATCACCAATGCTTTAGTTCTGGTTTGAGATTATCCTACTTTGGGCAATAAATCCTGCTTGGGGCAATAAATTTTGTTGAGACAATAAATCAGGTTCCCTCCTCCAGTGTCTGGCTGTTCCTCTCTGGGAGCCAGGAATTGGaatggggatactggggacaaggatggggacaccaggatgggatagggacagcagagacagagaTGGGAGCAACAGGACTGGAATGGGGACATCAAGAGCAGGATGAGGACACCAGAAGCAGGATGAGGACACCAGGACTCGAACTGGGACTTGCCAGCCACCCCTGGCTCCATCCCCCAGGATTCATTTCCCGCTCTCTGTCCCATGTCCgaggtgtccccaggagggTTTGTCCACGTTGGACTCCTGGAGGGGCAGTGGCATGGGGGGAGGGGTCAGGCCAGGCCTCATTGTCCCTAAAGGTCCTTGAGTGTCCCAGAATTGGGACTTGGGATCTCAGAGTGGTTCCCTGGCCATGACCATGGCCATGAGATGagagtgaccatgagtgacaCAACCCTGAGATGACCATGACCATGGGGTGACCATGACACACCCACAACCCTGACCATGAGATGATTTGGACCAAGAGATGACCATGGGATGGCCAAGGCATAACTGCGGCCTTGAGGTGACCCTGACATGATCGTGGCTATGAGGTGACCATGACATGACAATGACACGATCATGAGATGATCATTACAGTGAGATGACCATGAGCATAAGATGATGGTGATCAGGAAATGGCCATTACCCTGAGATGACCATAAGATGATTGTGACAATGAGATGACCCCAAGATGACCATGACACCACCATGGTTATGAAATGCTGGTGGCCATGAGATGACCACAACACACCATGACTATGTGGTGACCAAGACCATGAGATAATCATGACACAGCCATGGCTGGGAGACGATTGTGACCACAAGGTGACCATGAGGTGACCATAACCATGAGAAGATGGTGATGACCATAACTGTAGGAAATAAGAAAAGCCCTGCAGAGTAAATGTGGGAAGATAGGTTGAaaggatagtgcagaaggcaatcttTGCCAGTTAGTTACACCTGTACTGATTACTGACAAGtagaaacagccttgcctgcccaattAAGATGGgtgttttaataaaagacaGGGCTAGCTGGCCACTGGTCCCAGTTACAGTTGGAACAGACCCAGGgactgctgcagtttgggatggagtctgctggctgtgccgGAGGGAGATAAGGGACATGTGGTCGTGCAAGGCACTGATAAGGTAAGAAAATGTTGTGTGAGGCACAGATAAGGTTAGGCAgctgggtaagggacaggtTGGGTTTAGCCAGTCCTgtagaaggaagaaggaaacttgcagagaggacagaaggagtcagagctgtgtgaagctacctgaaagaaaaggagtcagagttgcctGAAAGAAATTCATTGAGAGAAGGCATAAAACGTTTTTAATAAAGGGCTGTTGATGATGCCAGTCATGTCCATATTGACATAACAACTACATCCTCCCATGCCCCCACCCATGTCTCAGTTCAAAGTCTTTATTTTTACCCCAAGGTTGGATGTTTTAAAGGGATGAATAGAAATCAAATTGAAAAGCAAATCAAGGCCAAAAGAAAGGCATTTCCTTGTCCATGCCAACTGAGGATCCACGTGCTTGGgtgggagggaagaaccttttttGGAGGGGTTTCCATCCCCTGTCTCCAAAATCTTGGTCTATGCCCCAGTCCATTGCCATTTTGCTGTGGAAGACATTCTTGGTCAAAAGGAAATCAAAATTGCGGCATCAcggaggttggaaaagacctccaaaaCCATTCAGAAGTCCTGGATGCCACCAGAAGACAGGATTGAAAGCAGAAGTTTTTCTGGGGTTGAAAGTCAACAAATCCCCTCTTCCCAAGTGTAAGGGTTGGTCCGGAGATTGCCTGATCTTCCTCACAATCAttgtcagagactgagaccctgagacccttCAGACCCTTGagaccccaggacccctcaTCTTGCTTTGAGCAGGAGTTGCTGGCCCACCtaaggtggatgcttgccaagggactgtgtacAGTTGTGCTTGCCAGTGCTGCTTCCATGGTGCACTGCTCTCCACTGAGTACTGGTTGTGGTGTTCTGTCCTGCACCTGATTTTGAAGCCACAGGCTCTTGAACACAGTtgtccataaatctccccaccttttggccaaCGGCCCCTCACCTTGaaacagaatataaaattaCTACTCTCAGAAGAGGCCTTTGAGATTTCTCTCCccatggatggaagacatcgaCAGATGATCTGAGGACGccccatctgttggtagctatccccctcttctctctctctctctacttcATTATctttatctctctccctctcaccattaccccaaaactgagttGTTGACcctcaataaactgctttgctgcttgctgctgaacaaaaccttagtctcttgctgttgtcttttgcacccGATGGTACACGCGAACCATCACAACCCCTGCTCAGGTTGTGTGAGCCAGGAAaccatgagatgaccatgagGTAACAGTGAGATAACCATGACATCACCACGAGCGTGAGATGATTGTGACCATGAGATGTTCACGAGATGACCACAATACAGCGTGGCCATGTGGTGATCAGGACCA
It encodes the following:
- the LOC117009848 gene encoding class I histocompatibility antigen, F10 alpha chain-like gives rise to the protein MAAALGLGLLLGLLGHPGGATKDHSLRYLDVAVSEPSPGIPQFMTIGYLDGIPFERYNSERGRMEPLTEWVKEAADPEYWDRNTQISVQNQLVYARGLDTLRDRYNQSRGVHTLSRVYGCDLLSDGSVSGSRRFGYDGRDFLSFDWGSKRYMAADSAAEVTRRRWEDETNEAERQTNYLEHVCPEWLQKYVRYAQKELDRKEPPDVHVSGKEEYGMLTLSCHAYGFYPKTIAVNWMKGDEIRDQETEWGGVVPNSDGTFHTWARIEARPEEQEQYRCRVEHPGMSEPGIFAWEPPSGVTLTVVVALSIIAAIVIIIAAVIGFIVWKRQSVMGSTGYSMAAGNDVGAKA